A portion of the Halalkalicoccus tibetensis genome contains these proteins:
- the purM gene encoding phosphoribosylformylglycinamidine cyclo-ligase: MSENEDTDAGADGELTYSGAGVDIADSEAATAALVSAVGQSEGDYAGLLDIGDRYLALATDGVGTKLLVAEALNDYSTIGIDCIAMNANDLVAAGVEPVAFVDYIAVDEPDEGVAEQVGEGLSAGAEEAGLALVGGETAVMPEVVRGLDLAGTCAGLAPKDAVFEGSAEPGDTLVGWRSSGIHSNGLTLAREAATREGGYDDPFPHDGYETVGEALLEPTRLYTDLLEPMRSHGVRGAAHITGGGWTNLKRLGDLRYEIDDPYPAQPVFEFVRSAGVSDEEMHRTFNMGTGFVAAVPEEGAAEALAEGTDGRVIGRVEEGEAVAIRGLSL, translated from the coding sequence ATGAGCGAGAACGAGGACACGGACGCGGGCGCCGACGGGGAGCTCACTTATTCGGGAGCCGGCGTCGACATCGCCGACAGCGAGGCCGCGACGGCGGCGCTGGTCTCGGCGGTCGGCCAGAGCGAGGGCGACTACGCGGGCCTGCTCGACATCGGCGACCGGTACCTCGCGCTCGCGACCGACGGCGTGGGAACGAAACTGCTGGTCGCCGAAGCCCTCAACGACTACTCGACGATCGGGATCGACTGCATCGCGATGAACGCGAACGACCTCGTGGCCGCCGGCGTCGAGCCGGTCGCGTTCGTCGACTACATCGCGGTCGACGAGCCCGACGAGGGGGTCGCAGAACAGGTCGGCGAGGGGCTTTCGGCGGGTGCCGAGGAAGCTGGCCTCGCGCTGGTCGGCGGCGAGACGGCCGTGATGCCCGAGGTCGTTCGGGGACTGGACCTCGCGGGCACCTGCGCGGGCCTCGCGCCCAAGGACGCGGTCTTCGAGGGGAGCGCGGAGCCGGGCGACACGCTCGTGGGATGGCGTTCGTCGGGAATCCACTCCAACGGGCTGACGCTGGCCCGCGAGGCCGCGACCCGCGAGGGGGGCTACGACGACCCGTTCCCCCACGACGGCTACGAGACCGTCGGCGAGGCGTTGCTGGAGCCCACCCGCCTCTATACGGATCTCTTGGAGCCGATGCGATCACACGGCGTCCGCGGTGCGGCCCATATCACCGGCGGCGGGTGGACGAACCTCAAGCGCCTCGGCGATCTTCGCTATGAGATCGACGACCCCTACCCGGCCCAGCCGGTCTTCGAGTTCGTTCGGTCGGCGGGGGTCTCCGACGAGGAGATGCACCGCACGTTCAACATGGGGACGGGATTCGTCGCGGCGGTCCCCGAGGAGGGGGCGGCCGAGGCGCTCGCCGAGGGGACCGACGGCCGGGTGATCGGCCGCGTCGAGGAGGGTGAGGCGGTCGCGATCCGCGGACTCTCGCTCTAG